The following are encoded in a window of Kitasatospora fiedleri genomic DNA:
- a CDS encoding serine O-acetyltransferase, with translation MSLVTSLIYRRRSRLFGRLVQEGLALYGVEVPAAAEIGPGLVVFHRGFGTVLHPYTTLGANVTLYNGVTIGRADPWVPQELSAMRRVVLEDGVVVCAGAKIVCKSGTLTVGADTVVGANAVLTRSTGPGEIWAGAPARKVGERQRVHEQAGADPRS, from the coding sequence ATGTCGCTGGTGACCTCCCTCATCTACCGCCGCCGCAGCCGGCTGTTCGGCCGCCTGGTCCAGGAGGGCCTGGCCCTCTACGGGGTGGAGGTCCCGGCCGCCGCCGAGATCGGCCCCGGCCTGGTGGTCTTCCACCGCGGCTTCGGCACCGTCCTGCACCCGTACACCACCCTGGGCGCGAACGTCACGCTCTACAACGGCGTCACCATCGGCCGGGCCGACCCGTGGGTCCCGCAGGAGCTCTCCGCGATGCGGCGGGTGGTGCTGGAAGACGGCGTGGTGGTCTGCGCCGGCGCGAAGATCGTCTGCAAGAGCGGCACCCTGACCGTCGGGGCCGACACCGTCGTCGGCGCCAACGCCGTCCTGACCCGCTCGACCGGGCCCGGGGAGATCTGGGCCGGCGCCCCGGCCCGGAAGGTCGGCGAGCGGCAGCGGGTGCACGAGCAGGCCGGCGCGGACCCGCGGTCGTGA
- a CDS encoding MerR family transcriptional regulator, with the protein MSDGLDPAPGAGPNVAGVEEERLLTTGEFARRGLLSPKALRLYDRQGLLPPDRIDPDSGYRYYRPERLTTARLIVRLRGLDMPLATVAEVLALPGPAAAERIAAYWAAVERRTASQRTLADHLRVQLSGLEGIDEMYRIEQRDVPEQLVLTERRRARPEELPRFIPEATARLEAVAAAHGGVAAAPFVIYHGDVNEDADGPVEVCVPVDPARAAGLTAAHRVEPAHREAYTTLTKAQVEYPQILSAYDAVCAWMERNGSPRTGPGREVYFTDWAGAAPSDPVCDIAFPIGG; encoded by the coding sequence ATGAGCGACGGACTTGACCCCGCCCCTGGGGCAGGCCCGAACGTGGCCGGTGTGGAGGAGGAACGGCTGCTCACCACCGGTGAGTTCGCCCGTCGCGGCCTGCTGTCGCCGAAGGCGCTGCGGCTGTACGACCGGCAGGGGCTGCTGCCGCCGGACCGGATCGACCCGGACAGCGGCTACCGCTACTACCGGCCGGAGCGGCTGACCACCGCGCGGCTGATCGTCCGGCTGCGCGGCCTGGACATGCCGCTGGCCACCGTCGCCGAGGTGCTCGCCCTGCCGGGCCCCGCGGCGGCGGAGCGGATCGCCGCGTACTGGGCCGCCGTCGAACGGCGGACCGCCTCGCAGCGGACGCTGGCCGACCACCTCCGCGTCCAACTGAGCGGACTCGAAGGGATCGACGAGATGTACCGGATCGAACAGCGGGACGTGCCCGAGCAGCTGGTGCTCACCGAGCGGCGTCGCGCCAGGCCGGAGGAACTGCCCCGCTTCATCCCGGAGGCCACCGCCCGGCTGGAGGCCGTCGCGGCGGCCCACGGCGGCGTGGCGGCCGCCCCGTTCGTGATCTACCACGGGGACGTCAACGAGGACGCCGACGGCCCGGTCGAGGTCTGCGTCCCGGTCGACCCGGCCCGCGCCGCGGGCCTGACCGCCGCGCACCGCGTCGAACCCGCGCACCGGGAGGCGTACACCACGCTCACCAAGGCGCAGGTCGAGTACCCGCAGATCCTCAGCGCGTACGACGCCGTCTGCGCCTGGATGGAACGGAACGGCAGCCCGCGCACCGGCCCCGGCCGCGAGGTCTACTTCACCGACTGGGCGGGCGCCGCGCCGTCCGACCCGGTCTGCGACATCGCCTTCCCGATCGGGGGCTGA
- a CDS encoding UDP-glucose dehydrogenase family protein, with protein MAPRITVIGTGYLGATHAACMAELGFEVLGLDVDRDKLTALAAGRVPMYEPGLSELLLKHVAGHEGSSGRLRFTDSWEEVAAFGDVHFLCVNTPQRKGEFAADMSYVDSALESLAPLLERPVLVVGKSTVPVGSANRLAARLAELAPVGAGAELAWNPEFLREGFAVGDTLHPDRLVVGVRSEHAERVLREVYAGPISDGVPFVVTDFPTAELVKAAANSFLATKISFINAMAEVCESAGADVVQLSKALSYDDRIGRKFLNAGLGFGGGCLPKDIRAFMARAGELGADQALTFLREVDSINMRRRSRMVELAREQCGGGFLGRRVAVLGAAFKPNSDDIRDSPALNVAGQIQLQGAQVTVYDPKAMDNARKMFPGLSYAATPLEAAEGAHVVLHLTEWQEFRELDPAEVGAVVAERHLVDGRNVLDGEAWRAAGWTYRAMGRPPVE; from the coding sequence GTGGCTCCCCGCATCACGGTGATCGGCACCGGCTACCTGGGCGCGACGCATGCCGCGTGCATGGCGGAGCTCGGGTTCGAGGTCCTGGGGCTCGACGTCGACCGGGACAAGCTCACGGCGCTGGCCGCGGGCCGGGTGCCGATGTACGAGCCGGGGCTGTCCGAGCTGCTGCTCAAGCACGTGGCGGGCCACGAGGGTTCCAGCGGCCGGCTGCGGTTCACCGACTCCTGGGAGGAGGTCGCGGCCTTCGGCGACGTGCACTTCCTCTGCGTGAACACCCCGCAGCGCAAGGGCGAGTTCGCGGCCGACATGAGCTACGTGGACTCCGCGCTGGAGTCGCTGGCCCCGCTGCTGGAGCGGCCGGTGCTGGTGGTCGGCAAGTCGACCGTGCCGGTGGGCTCGGCGAACCGGCTGGCGGCCCGGCTGGCCGAGCTGGCCCCGGTCGGGGCGGGGGCCGAGCTGGCCTGGAACCCGGAGTTCCTCCGCGAGGGCTTCGCGGTCGGCGACACCCTGCACCCGGACCGGCTGGTGGTCGGCGTGCGCAGCGAGCACGCCGAGCGGGTGCTGCGCGAGGTGTACGCGGGGCCGATCTCGGACGGGGTGCCGTTCGTGGTGACCGACTTCCCGACCGCCGAGCTGGTGAAGGCCGCCGCGAACTCCTTCCTGGCCACCAAGATCTCGTTCATCAACGCGATGGCGGAGGTCTGCGAGAGCGCCGGCGCCGACGTGGTGCAGCTGTCCAAGGCGCTGTCGTACGACGACCGGATCGGCCGGAAGTTCCTGAACGCGGGCCTGGGCTTCGGCGGCGGCTGCCTGCCCAAGGACATCCGGGCGTTCATGGCGCGGGCCGGGGAGCTGGGCGCGGACCAGGCGCTGACCTTCCTGCGCGAGGTCGACTCGATCAACATGCGGCGCCGCTCCCGGATGGTGGAGCTGGCCCGCGAGCAGTGCGGCGGCGGCTTCCTGGGCCGCCGGGTCGCGGTGCTGGGCGCGGCGTTCAAGCCGAACTCGGACGACATCCGGGACTCGCCCGCGCTGAACGTGGCCGGGCAGATCCAGCTCCAGGGCGCCCAGGTCACGGTCTACGACCCGAAGGCGATGGACAACGCCCGCAAGATGTTCCCCGGCCTGTCCTACGCGGCCACCCCGCTGGAGGCCGCCGAGGGCGCGCACGTGGTGCTGCACCTGACGGAGTGGCAGGAGTTCCGCGAGCTGGACCCGGCGGAGGTCGGCGCGGTGGTCGCCGAGCGCCACCTGGTGGACGGCCGCAACGTGCTGGACGGCGAGGCCTGGCGGGCCGCCGGCTGGACGTACCGGGCGATGGGCCGCCCGCCCGTGGAGTAG
- a CDS encoding ABC transporter ATP-binding protein — MTTAANAAHLSHLPEQAATAARARQVTKAYGAGETRVTALDAVDVDIQRARFTAIMGPSGSGKSTLMHCLAGLDTVSEGRIWIGDTEITGLKDKQLTKLRRDKIGFVFQAFNLLPTLNAVENITLPMDIAGRKPDRAWLEQVIDTVGLSGRLKHRPGQLSGGQQQRVAVARALAARPEIIFGDEPTGNLDSRSGAEVLGFLRRSVDELGQTIVMVTHDPVAAGHADRVLFLADGRIVDEMHNPTADTVLTRMRRFDGKRTS; from the coding sequence GTGACCACGGCAGCGAACGCCGCTCATCTCTCACACCTGCCGGAGCAGGCCGCCACGGCCGCCCGGGCCCGGCAGGTCACCAAGGCGTACGGCGCGGGGGAGACCCGGGTGACGGCGCTGGACGCGGTCGACGTGGACATCCAGCGCGCTCGCTTCACCGCGATCATGGGCCCCTCAGGGTCCGGCAAGTCGACGCTGATGCACTGCCTGGCCGGGCTGGACACCGTCTCCGAGGGGCGGATCTGGATCGGCGACACCGAGATCACCGGGCTGAAGGACAAGCAGCTGACCAAGCTCCGCCGGGACAAGATCGGCTTCGTCTTCCAGGCGTTCAACCTGCTCCCCACGCTGAACGCGGTGGAGAACATCACGCTGCCGATGGACATCGCGGGCCGCAAGCCCGACCGGGCCTGGCTGGAGCAGGTGATCGACACCGTCGGCCTGTCCGGCCGGCTCAAGCACCGCCCCGGCCAGCTCTCCGGCGGTCAGCAGCAGCGCGTCGCGGTGGCCCGCGCGCTGGCCGCCCGCCCCGAGATCATCTTCGGCGACGAGCCCACGGGCAACCTGGACTCCCGCTCCGGCGCCGAGGTGCTCGGCTTCCTGCGCCGCTCGGTCGACGAACTCGGCCAGACCATCGTGATGGTGACGCACGACCCGGTCGCCGCCGGCCACGCGGACCGGGTGCTGTTCCTCGCCGACGGCCGGATCGTCGACGAGATGCACAACCCCACCGCCGACACCGTCCTGACCCGCATGCGCCGTTTCGACGGCAAGCGGACCAGCTGA
- a CDS encoding LCP family protein: MNTWQERPGGGAHGQGDAARGRSGPAAEPPLPPELNPRGAGVPLSRPAQQDRPSTGRPPGPDRYSAEGQQPYGGQQPYGGQPPYGGDQPPYGQQPPGQQPPGPGTNRPGGNRPGGAAPASGARPRRSRKKVVGYSVLGLVLALLVTMIGTYFWADGKLHHENVLADYPGRPAAGKGTNWLIVGSDSRAGLTDADEQDLHTGSAEGKRSDSMMILHIGDNGNTLMSIPRDSWVQIPAHQDTSGSGKSVPAATRKINAAFAAGGGRLLVQTVETSTDLRIDHYAEIGFAGFVGLVDAVGGVEMTIDQPVKDKDSGLDLQAGTQTLNGKQALAFVRQRHQMADQDLGRMRNQQKFLGALAKQAASPTTLLNPFTFYPLVSAGLDTVIVDDDAGLSDLGSMFLAMKGVTGGEGRTITVPIGNADYRTPTGESAVKWDAAKSKAVFDAMRNDTPVPDTK; encoded by the coding sequence ATGAACACGTGGCAGGAGCGCCCGGGGGGCGGCGCACACGGGCAGGGCGACGCGGCGCGGGGCCGGAGCGGACCGGCGGCCGAGCCGCCGCTGCCGCCGGAGCTGAATCCGCGCGGCGCGGGCGTCCCGCTCTCCCGTCCCGCCCAGCAGGACCGTCCGAGCACCGGCCGCCCGCCGGGCCCGGACCGCTACTCCGCCGAGGGGCAGCAGCCGTACGGCGGGCAGCAGCCCTACGGCGGGCAGCCCCCGTACGGCGGTGACCAGCCCCCGTACGGGCAGCAGCCGCCCGGGCAGCAGCCGCCCGGCCCCGGCACGAACCGGCCCGGCGGGAACCGGCCCGGCGGGGCCGCGCCCGCGTCCGGGGCCCGGCCGCGCCGCTCGCGCAAGAAGGTCGTCGGCTACTCGGTGCTCGGCCTGGTCCTGGCCCTGCTGGTCACCATGATCGGCACCTACTTCTGGGCGGACGGCAAGCTGCACCACGAGAACGTGCTGGCCGACTACCCGGGTCGGCCGGCGGCCGGCAAGGGCACCAACTGGCTGATCGTCGGCTCGGACAGCCGGGCCGGCCTGACCGACGCCGACGAGCAGGACCTGCACACCGGCTCCGCCGAGGGCAAGCGCAGCGACTCGATGATGATCCTGCACATCGGGGACAACGGGAACACCCTGATGTCGATCCCGCGCGACTCCTGGGTGCAGATCCCGGCCCACCAGGACACCTCCGGCAGCGGCAAGTCCGTCCCGGCCGCCACCCGCAAGATCAACGCGGCCTTCGCGGCGGGCGGCGGGCGGCTGCTGGTGCAGACCGTCGAGACCAGCACGGACCTGCGGATCGACCACTACGCGGAGATCGGCTTCGCCGGGTTCGTCGGCCTGGTGGACGCCGTCGGCGGCGTGGAGATGACCATCGACCAGCCGGTCAAGGACAAGGACTCCGGCCTCGACCTCCAGGCCGGCACCCAGACCCTGAACGGCAAGCAGGCCCTGGCCTTCGTCCGGCAGCGCCACCAGATGGCCGACCAGGACCTCGGCCGGATGCGCAACCAGCAGAAGTTCCTCGGCGCCCTCGCCAAGCAGGCCGCCTCGCCGACCACCCTGCTCAACCCGTTCACCTTCTACCCGCTGGTCTCGGCCGGGCTGGACACCGTGATCGTGGACGACGACGCCGGGCTGAGCGACCTCGGCTCGATGTTCCTCGCCATGAAGGGCGTCACCGGCGGCGAGGGCAGGACCATCACCGTCCCGATCGGCAACGCCGACTACCGCACCCCCACCGGCGAGTCCGCGGTGAAGTGGGACGCGGCGAAGTCCAAGGCGGTCTTCGACGCGATGAGGAACGACACCCCCGTCCCCGACACCAAGTGA
- a CDS encoding ABC transporter permease, with the protein MLLKTSLRSFFAHKWRLVLSLLAVVLSVAFVAGTLVFYHTATGTFDRLFASTASDLSVSRAEDRMAERGGPAALPTVPVETRAKIAAEPGVKAALGQVMTSTATLVDPSTHKVVGPTTGAPTLTGNWTDTPRNSVDVTSGHVPQGPDQIVLDADTARKSGLGLGSRLRIVSDRGDHDFTISGIATFRTTNPGAALAFLDTPTAQQVLLGTEAYTSVEVFGDGSRSDDQLKAAALADLGGGFQARTAAEQRAENAADVGSFLDFMKYAMLGFAVLAAGVGGFLIVNTFSMLVTQRTREIGLLRAIGGSRSQVNRSVLTEGLILGVLGSTLGIGAGLGLALGLIQLMKAAGMNLDAGALEVTWTVPAVSYAVGVLVTLFAAFVPARRASRITPMAALLDHAAPAEPRAARVRIAVGALVTLLGAAALVGAAAATGATGGLLIGLGVLATLIGAVVLGPLLVSGLLRLLGGALPALFGPAGRLAQRNVMRNPRRTGSTAAALMIGLAVVIGASVVTSSMVSSATAQIDRSVGADYIVDGGRSGLTPAMVDAVGHTAGVDHVTRQKAVPADLTTPDGTRTETVLIAADPSFTRDFRMPLASGSAEGVFSGGLSVDQKFADAHHLSAGDTITVDYGGGRTQTLPVAAVLKTGNQLFDGNFFTGIPTVSAALDGRLPADSAVFAGAKAGADKGAVLAGLQKSLESYPQLTVKDQAGYKDMIRSQVDQLLYMVYGLLGLTIVVAVLGVVNTLALSVIERTREIGLLRAIGLSRRQLRRVVRLESVVIALFGAVLGTALGLSWGVTARSVLADQGLTTLTVPVGTVAFVLVGSVVIGLVAALVPAFRAARMNVLAAIASD; encoded by the coding sequence ATGCTGCTCAAGACCTCGCTGCGGAGCTTCTTCGCCCACAAGTGGCGCCTGGTGCTCTCCCTGCTCGCCGTGGTGCTCTCGGTCGCCTTCGTGGCCGGCACCCTGGTCTTCTACCACACCGCCACCGGCACCTTCGACCGGCTGTTTGCCTCCACCGCCTCCGACCTCTCGGTCTCCCGGGCGGAGGACAGGATGGCCGAGCGCGGCGGCCCCGCCGCGCTCCCCACCGTCCCGGTCGAGACCCGGGCGAAGATCGCCGCCGAGCCCGGCGTCAAGGCCGCCCTCGGCCAGGTCATGACCTCCACCGCCACCCTGGTCGACCCGTCCACCCACAAGGTCGTCGGCCCGACCACCGGCGCCCCCACCCTCACCGGCAACTGGACGGACACCCCGCGCAACTCGGTCGACGTCACCTCGGGCCACGTCCCGCAGGGCCCCGACCAGATCGTGCTGGACGCCGACACCGCCCGGAAGTCCGGCCTCGGCCTCGGCTCCCGGCTGCGGATCGTCTCCGACCGCGGCGACCACGACTTCACCATCTCCGGCATCGCCACCTTCCGCACCACCAACCCCGGCGCCGCCCTCGCCTTCCTGGACACCCCCACCGCCCAGCAGGTCCTGCTCGGCACCGAGGCGTACACCTCCGTCGAGGTGTTCGGCGACGGCAGCCGCAGCGACGACCAGCTGAAGGCCGCCGCGCTGGCCGACCTCGGCGGCGGCTTCCAGGCCAGGACCGCCGCCGAGCAGCGGGCGGAGAACGCGGCGGACGTCGGCTCCTTCCTCGACTTCATGAAGTACGCGATGCTCGGCTTCGCCGTCCTGGCGGCCGGCGTCGGCGGCTTCCTGATCGTCAACACCTTCTCCATGCTGGTCACCCAGCGGACCCGGGAGATCGGCCTGCTGCGCGCCATCGGCGGCAGCCGCTCCCAGGTCAACCGCTCGGTGCTGACCGAGGGCCTGATCCTCGGCGTGCTCGGCTCCACCCTCGGCATCGGCGCCGGCCTCGGCCTGGCGCTCGGCCTGATCCAGCTGATGAAGGCCGCCGGGATGAACCTGGACGCCGGCGCGCTGGAGGTCACCTGGACGGTGCCCGCCGTGTCCTACGCGGTCGGCGTGCTGGTCACGCTGTTCGCGGCGTTCGTCCCGGCCCGCCGCGCCTCCCGGATCACCCCGATGGCCGCGCTGCTCGACCACGCCGCCCCGGCCGAGCCCCGGGCCGCCCGGGTCCGGATCGCGGTCGGCGCCCTGGTCACGCTGCTCGGTGCCGCCGCCCTGGTCGGCGCCGCCGCCGCCACCGGCGCCACCGGCGGGCTGCTGATCGGCCTCGGCGTGCTCGCCACCCTGATCGGCGCCGTGGTGCTCGGCCCGCTGCTGGTCTCCGGCCTGCTCCGGCTGCTCGGCGGCGCGCTGCCCGCCCTGTTCGGCCCGGCCGGCCGCCTCGCCCAGCGGAACGTGATGCGCAACCCGCGGCGCACCGGCTCCACCGCCGCCGCCCTGATGATCGGCCTGGCCGTGGTGATCGGCGCCTCCGTGGTCACCTCCTCCATGGTCAGCTCGGCCACCGCCCAGATCGACAGGTCCGTCGGCGCCGACTACATCGTGGACGGCGGCCGCTCCGGCCTCACCCCGGCCATGGTCGACGCGGTCGGCCACACCGCGGGCGTCGACCACGTCACCCGGCAGAAGGCCGTCCCGGCGGACCTCACCACCCCCGACGGCACCCGCACCGAGACGGTCCTGATCGCCGCCGACCCGAGCTTCACCCGGGACTTCCGGATGCCGCTCGCCTCCGGCAGCGCCGAGGGCGTCTTCAGCGGCGGCCTCTCGGTCGACCAGAAGTTCGCCGACGCGCACCACCTGAGCGCGGGCGACACGATCACCGTCGACTACGGCGGGGGCCGCACCCAAACCCTCCCGGTCGCCGCCGTCCTGAAGACCGGCAACCAGCTCTTCGACGGGAACTTCTTCACCGGCATCCCCACCGTCTCCGCCGCGCTGGACGGCCGACTGCCCGCGGACTCCGCGGTGTTCGCCGGGGCCAAGGCCGGCGCCGACAAGGGCGCGGTGCTCGCCGGCCTGCAGAAGTCGCTGGAGTCCTACCCGCAGCTGACGGTCAAGGACCAAGCCGGCTACAAGGACATGATCAGGTCCCAGGTCGACCAACTGCTGTACATGGTCTACGGCCTGCTCGGCCTGACGATCGTGGTCGCCGTGCTCGGCGTGGTCAACACCCTGGCCCTGTCCGTGATCGAGCGGACCCGGGAGATCGGCCTGCTGCGCGCCATCGGCCTCTCCCGCCGCCAGCTGCGCCGGGTGGTCCGGCTCGAATCCGTGGTCATCGCCCTGTTCGGCGCCGTCCTCGGCACCGCGCTCGGCCTCTCCTGGGGCGTCACCGCCCGCTCCGTCCTGGCCGACCAGGGCCTGACCACCCTGACGGTCCCGGTCGGCACCGTGGCCTTCGTCCTGGTCGGCTCGGTGGTCATCGGCCTGGTCGCCGCCCTCGTCCCGGCCTTCCGCGCCGCCCGGATGAACGTGCTGGCCGCCATCGCCTCGGACTGA
- a CDS encoding CoA-binding protein, which yields MSYGDDATVRKILNSSGDTWAVVGLSNNTARAAYGVARVLQRAGKRIVPVHPKAETVLGEPGYASLAEVPFPVDVVDVFVNSALAGPVADQAVAKGAKAVWFQLGVIDEAAFARTRAAGLDMVMDRCPAIELPRL from the coding sequence ATGAGCTACGGAGACGACGCCACCGTCCGGAAGATCCTCAACTCCTCCGGCGACACCTGGGCCGTGGTCGGCCTGTCGAACAACACCGCGCGCGCCGCGTACGGCGTGGCCCGGGTGCTCCAGCGGGCCGGGAAGCGGATCGTGCCGGTGCACCCGAAGGCCGAGACGGTGCTCGGCGAGCCGGGCTACGCCTCGCTCGCCGAGGTCCCGTTCCCGGTCGACGTGGTGGACGTGTTCGTCAACTCCGCGCTGGCCGGCCCGGTCGCCGACCAGGCGGTGGCGAAGGGCGCGAAGGCCGTCTGGTTCCAGCTCGGGGTCATTGACGAGGCGGCCTTCGCCCGCACCCGCGCGGCCGGGCTGGACATGGTGATGGACCGCTGCCCGGCGATCGAGCTGCCGAGGCTCTGA
- the ssuE gene encoding NADPH-dependent FMN reductase, which yields MAVILSVSGSPSATSRTTRLLRHVDRRLTSHGHRVRALDVRSLPAAALLAADTSDPAIARAVELFEQADGVVVGTPVYKAAYSGLLKALLDLLPQYALRGKTVLPLATGGSTAHVLAVDYALRPVLNSMGAGHITQGWFVLDRHIGVREDGGTELERETETLLTPVVDAFSAALAPRVEFAAAG from the coding sequence ATGGCCGTGATCCTGTCCGTCTCCGGTTCCCCGTCCGCGACCTCCCGCACCACCCGGCTGCTGCGCCACGTCGACCGCCGGCTCACCTCGCACGGCCACCGGGTGCGCGCCCTGGACGTCCGCTCGCTGCCCGCCGCCGCGCTGCTCGCCGCGGACACCTCGGACCCGGCGATAGCCCGGGCCGTCGAGCTGTTCGAGCAGGCCGACGGCGTGGTGGTCGGCACCCCGGTCTACAAGGCCGCCTACTCGGGCCTGCTGAAGGCCCTGCTCGACCTGCTGCCGCAGTACGCGCTGCGCGGCAAGACGGTGCTGCCGCTGGCCACCGGCGGCTCCACCGCGCACGTGCTGGCGGTGGACTACGCGCTGCGGCCGGTGCTGAACTCGATGGGCGCCGGGCACATCACCCAGGGCTGGTTCGTGCTGGACCGGCACATCGGGGTGCGCGAGGACGGCGGCACCGAGCTGGAGCGCGAGACCGAGACGCTGCTGACCCCGGTGGTGGACGCCTTCTCCGCCGCGCTCGCCCCCCGGGTGGAGTTCGCCGCCGCCGGCTGA
- a CDS encoding LCP family protein: protein MTSKGRGGGPDEDPGPLSIFGRDEHGGGGDDGDGNHDGGESGAAAAGQHRRRRGRRLLVWTLAVLLVLAGGAFGGLLWAADHYASSVRRIPDAFPTVPAAEQPPAVPHTGQTFLLVGLDARSDQPTTGKDAKAPAWQEGAQRSDTMMLMHISADRKSVSLVSIPRDTWVPVPGHGKAKINAAYSWGGPALTVQTVQDLTKIKIDHLAVIDWNGFRALTDAVGGVDITVPRTIEAKGDAREWLAGTHHMDGAEALLYVRERHGLPNGDLDRTKRQQNFLRALMLRTMDSGTLSSPAKLTGLLGTIGDVASVDDRLSNTDLYDLAWSLRDVRPDGVHFMNAPFGGFDTIDGQAVVLMDDGAAGVLWNAMRTDRMDDYLAQHRTSADTLGEDVS, encoded by the coding sequence ATGACTTCCAAGGGGCGGGGCGGCGGGCCGGACGAGGACCCCGGTCCGCTGAGCATCTTCGGCCGCGACGAGCACGGGGGCGGCGGCGACGACGGTGACGGGAACCACGACGGCGGGGAGTCCGGCGCCGCGGCGGCCGGGCAGCACCGGCGGCGGCGGGGGCGGCGGCTGCTGGTGTGGACGCTGGCGGTGCTGCTGGTGCTGGCGGGCGGGGCGTTCGGCGGGCTGCTGTGGGCGGCCGACCACTACGCCTCCTCGGTGCGGCGCATCCCGGACGCCTTCCCGACCGTACCGGCCGCCGAGCAGCCCCCGGCCGTCCCGCACACCGGCCAGACCTTCCTGCTGGTCGGCCTGGACGCCCGCTCCGACCAGCCGACCACCGGCAAGGACGCCAAGGCCCCGGCCTGGCAGGAGGGGGCCCAGCGCAGCGACACCATGATGCTGATGCACATCTCGGCGGACCGGAAGTCGGTCTCGCTGGTCTCCATCCCGCGCGACACCTGGGTGCCCGTCCCCGGCCACGGCAAGGCGAAGATCAACGCCGCCTACTCCTGGGGCGGCCCGGCGCTGACGGTCCAGACCGTCCAGGACCTCACCAAGATCAAGATCGACCACCTCGCGGTGATCGACTGGAACGGCTTCCGGGCCCTCACCGACGCGGTCGGCGGCGTCGACATCACCGTCCCGCGCACCATCGAGGCCAAGGGCGACGCCCGCGAGTGGCTGGCCGGCACCCACCACATGGACGGCGCCGAGGCGCTGCTCTACGTCCGCGAGCGCCACGGCCTGCCCAACGGCGACCTCGACCGCACCAAGCGCCAGCAGAACTTCCTGCGCGCCCTGATGCTCCGGACCATGGACTCCGGCACCCTCTCCAGCCCGGCCAAGCTCACCGGCCTGCTCGGCACCATCGGCGACGTCGCCAGCGTCGACGACCGCCTCAGCAACACCGACCTCTACGACCTGGCCTGGAGCCTGCGCGACGTCCGCCCCGACGGCGTCCACTTCATGAACGCCCCCTTCGGCGGCTTCGACACCATCGACGGCCAGGCGGTGGTCCTGATGGACGACGGCGCCGCGGGCGTGCTGTGGAACGCCATGCGCACCGACCGGATGGACGACTACCTCGCCCAGCACCGCACCAGCGCCGACACCCTCGGCGAGGACGTCAGCTGA
- a CDS encoding dipeptidase translates to MTPELLDRARAVLRTTPVVDGHNDLPWAMRAQAGYDLDAVDLTADQSHRLHTDFGRLRAGGVGAQFWSVYVPAELAGDGAVSATLEQVDFVRAMTERYPEHLRLALTADDLETARAEGRIASLMGAEGGHSINSSLATLRALYELGVRYLTLTHNSNVPWADSATDEPAHGGLTAFGEEVVREMNRLGMLVDLSHVSADTMRDALRVSEAPVVFSHSSARAVCDHPRNVPDDVLTALAANGGVVMATFVPKFVLPAAIEWTLAADANMRAKGLHPLETTPEAMAVQRAYEAEHPRPTATAATVADHLDHLREVAGIDHVGLGGDYDGTAFTPADLEDVSGYPVLVAELLRRGWSEADLAKLTWHNAVRVLRGAETAARRLRAERRPSIATREQLDGA, encoded by the coding sequence ATGACCCCCGAACTGCTCGACCGCGCCCGGGCCGTCCTGCGCACCACGCCGGTGGTGGACGGCCACAACGACCTGCCGTGGGCGATGCGCGCCCAGGCCGGGTACGACCTCGACGCCGTCGACCTGACGGCCGACCAGAGCCACCGGCTGCACACCGACTTCGGCCGCCTGCGGGCGGGCGGGGTCGGCGCGCAGTTCTGGTCGGTGTACGTGCCCGCCGAGCTGGCGGGCGACGGCGCGGTCAGCGCGACGCTGGAGCAGGTCGACTTCGTCCGGGCGATGACCGAGCGGTACCCCGAGCACCTGCGGCTCGCGCTGACCGCCGACGACCTGGAGACCGCCCGCGCCGAGGGCCGGATCGCCTCGCTGATGGGCGCCGAGGGCGGCCACTCCATCAACTCCTCGCTGGCCACCCTGCGCGCGCTGTACGAGCTGGGCGTGCGCTACCTGACGCTCACCCACAACTCCAACGTGCCCTGGGCCGACTCCGCCACCGACGAGCCCGCGCACGGCGGGCTCACCGCGTTCGGCGAGGAGGTGGTGCGGGAGATGAACCGGCTCGGCATGCTGGTCGACCTCTCGCACGTCTCGGCCGACACCATGCGCGACGCGCTGCGGGTCTCCGAGGCCCCGGTGGTCTTCTCGCACTCCTCCGCCCGCGCCGTCTGCGACCACCCGCGCAACGTCCCGGACGACGTGCTGACCGCGCTGGCCGCCAACGGCGGCGTCGTGATGGCCACCTTCGTCCCCAAGTTCGTGCTGCCCGCCGCCATCGAGTGGACGCTCGCCGCCGACGCCAACATGCGCGCCAAGGGCCTGCACCCGCTGGAGACCACCCCCGAGGCGATGGCCGTCCAGCGCGCCTACGAGGCCGAGCACCCCCGCCCGACCGCCACCGCCGCGACCGTCGCCGACCACCTCGACCACCTGCGGGAGGTGGCCGGCATCGACCACGTCGGCCTCGGCGGCGACTACGACGGCACCGCGTTCACCCCGGCCGACCTGGAGGACGTCTCCGGCTACCCGGTGCTGGTCGCCGAACTGCTGCGCCGCGGCTGGTCCGAGGCCGACCTCGCCAAGCTCACCTGGCACAACGCCGTCCGGGTGCTGCGCGGCGCCGAGACGGCCGCCCGCCGGCTGCGGGCCGAGCGCCGCCCCTCGATCGCCACCCGGGAGCAGCTGGACGGCGCATGA